One Lepisosteus oculatus isolate fLepOcu1 chromosome 13, fLepOcu1.hap2, whole genome shotgun sequence genomic region harbors:
- the LOC102695289 gene encoding intestinal-type alkaline phosphatase 1-like: MIHRMEQSMVLGLLAAFLLTGVLSATPMQEKDPAYWNTQAKETLQAALKMKPISHRAKNIILFLGDGMGVSTVSATRILKGQMEGNSGEETVLTMDTFPHLALSKTYSVDMQVADSASTGTAYLCGVKANAKTVGVSAAAVAYKCNSTFGNEVYSVLHRAKAQGKSVGIVTTTRVQHASPAASYAHSVSRSWYSDADLSSSALRDGCKDLATQLVFNTDIDVILGGGRMYMTPKGTPDPEYPTSSSRRGKRKDGKNLIELWLEARKSKNAQYVWHKEQFDAVDVNSTNCLMGLFEAKDMRFELYRNSTRDPSIIEMTEKAIQILSKNPKGFFLFVEDKGRIDHGHHDGIAKLALTEAVMFDRAIQRASQLTRDSDTLTVVTADHSHVFTFGGNTPRGNPIFGLVPEMAEDDLPYTSILYANGPGYLLENGTRANITYVDYLDEEYMQQAAVPLDSETHGGEDVAIFAQGPMAHLFHGVKEQNYIAHVLAYAACLEPYTDCPPEPNSGSGSHGSVSLLLAVSILPGFLRT; the protein is encoded by the exons ATGATTCACCGCATGGAGCAAAGCATGGTCCTGGGACTACTAGCTGCATTTCTTCTAACAGGTGTTCTCTCAG CTACACCCATGCAGGAGAAGGACCCAGCCTACTGGAACACCCAGGCCAAGGAGACACTGCAGGCGGCTCTGAAAATGAAGCCAATCTCCCACCGCGCCAAGAATATCATTCTCTTCTTGGGAGACG GAATGGGAGTTTCCACCGTTTCGGCCACCCGGATCCTGAAGGGACAGATGGAGGGGAACTCCGGGGAAGAGACAGTTCTGACCATGGACACCTTCCCACACCTCGCTCTTTCCAAG ACGTACAGCGTTGACATGCAGGTGGCAGACAGCGCGAGCACGGGCACCGCCTACCTCTGTGGAGTGAAGGCCAATGCCAAAACAGTGGGAGTGAGCGCCGCCGCTGTGGCCTACAAGTGCAATAGCACCTTCGGCAACGAGGTGTACTCAGTGCTGCACCGCGCCAAGGCCCAAG GCAAATCCGTGGGCATTGTGACCACCACCCGCGTCCAGCACGCCTCTCCTGCGGCCTCCTATGCCCACTCTGTGAGCCGCAGCTGGTACAGCGATGCCGACCTCTCCTCCAGTGCCCTCAGAGATGGCTGCAAAGACTTGGCCACGCAGCTGGTTTTCAACACCGACATAGAC GTCATCCTAGGAGGAGGGCGGATGTACATGACTCCCAAGGGGACCCCAGATCCCGAGTACCCGACATCGTCTTCCCGCCGCGGCAAGCGGAAAGACGGGAAAAACCTCATTGAGCTGTGGCTGGAGGCACGGAAG TCAAAGAATGCGCAATACGTGTGGCACAAAGAGCAATTCGATGCCGTGGATGTAAATTCAACCAACTGTCTCATGG GTCTTTTTGAGGCCAAAGACATGaggtttgagttatatcgcaacTCCACACGGGATCCTTCTATAATAGAGATGACTGAAAAAGCCATTCAGATCCTCAGCAAGAACCCGAAAggcttttttctctttgtggAGGATAA AGGAAGAATTGACCATGGACACCATGATGGCATTGCCAAGCTGGCCCTGACAGAGGCGGTTATGTTTGACCGGGCCATTCAGCGTGCCTCCCAGCTGACCAGAGACTCCGACACGCTGACCGTCGTCACCGCTGACCACTCCCATGTCTTTACCTTCGGGGGAAACACCCCCAGAGGGAATCCCATTTTCG GTCTAGTCCCAGAGATGGCTGAAGATGATTTGCCATATACCAGTATCCTGTATGCCAACGGACCAGGATATCTGCTTGAAAATGGCACAAGAGCAAATATTACTTACGTTGATTACt TGGATGAAGAGTACATGCAGCAGGCTGCTGTTCCCCTGGACTCCGAGACGCATGGTGGGGAAGATgtggccatttttgcccagggTCCCATGGCTCACCTGTTTCATGGAGTGAAAGAGCAGAACTACATAGCCCATGTGCTGGCCTACGCTGCCTGTCTTGAGCCCTATACCGACTGTCCCCCAGAGCCCAACTCAGGAAGTGGCAGTCATGGCTCTGTCAGCCTCCTCCTCGCTGTGTCCATTTTACCTGGGTTCCTCAGGACATGA